The proteins below are encoded in one region of Hordeum vulgare subsp. vulgare chromosome 3H, MorexV3_pseudomolecules_assembly, whole genome shotgun sequence:
- the LOC123443582 gene encoding uncharacterized protein LOC123443582, whose protein sequence is MSGTFYYGVNRKRHTRFGTIRCNLLPPHTIPSSTSARRLPGPLRVPLRLPLTFSSSSGAAASAARLPAGRTCTSSTASEFRVPLVATPFFAAPSRLRRRSTRCRPSSPSSPDLSLQG, encoded by the coding sequence ATGTCCGGTACCTTTTATTACGGCGTAAACAGAAAGCGACACACACGATTTGGTACTATACGCTGTAATCTCCTGCCTCCTCACACGATCCCCTCCTCAACCAGCGCCCGCCGCCTCCCTGGCCCCCTTCGAGTCCCCCTCCGCCTCcccttgaccttctcctcctcgtccggcgCCGCCGCATCTGCGGCACGCCTGCCGGCGGGCAGGACCTGCACCTCATCTACGGCTTCTGAGTTTCGAGTGCCCCTGGTCGCCACCCCGTTCTTTGCCGCCCCATCTCGCCTTCGCCGCCGGAGCACTCGTTGCCGCCccagctcgccgtcgtcgccggacCTTTCGCTGCAAG